Within the Medicago truncatula cultivar Jemalong A17 chromosome 4, MtrunA17r5.0-ANR, whole genome shotgun sequence genome, the region CGTGTCTGTCTATGTCTTACTGTTTGATATGGGCACGAGAAGAATCacgaatataattttttttttttttataatattgtcTAGCATATTCGGTTTGTTATTCTATCCTAGTTGTCTTCGTTATAATTAGTTATGTTAATTAAAATTGCAAGGAAatgagaaattaaaagaaaaactctAGTAGAGAGTTTGTAATATGATTTTACTGTGCTATTAATTAATAGAGCAATTCAAATGTTAATACCAAAATTGGGATCTTTCCTCATTTTTGGTGAGTCATAATCATCTAAATCCCTATGGCAAACCACTTTAAAACTCAACCCGAACTCGCTCAATTGTAATTGTCTTTTTTCTACACACACATTTATAGCTAGAACCAACGTGGCAATGTAGATGCTTATGTGTGTTGGACTTGGATTCAATTGTGATCGATTCGTCTCGCATCTATTTATAAATGGGTAAAATATTTGATTCACAATAGAGATAAATCATATGCTTAATTCATGTCTTATGGTGTGAATGTGATGTCTTTTTCTTGTACTTGTCTCTGATGCTCGCAGACTCCCAACACATGTACCATGTGGTTCTTGATCATCCTATAGTTTATAGTTTATCTTGATCATCCTCTGCAAATAGCAATGTGATTACCCTCTATTTAATATATCTTTACCACATAATTTAAATGTCTTTTCTATATATTCAAACCACTTAAGTTGGATTTCAACCATCTTTTCCACTGTACGTGTTACTCCAACTCTCTTTAATGtttgttatttataattttatcatattctaACACTACAAAATCTTCTCTTTTACGCCTAATTTATACTACATCTTTTGTCCCACACTCTGAATTTGATTATTTAcatcaatttcttcttcattttctattatgaatctaaaatatttaaacaatttaatttgtggttttaaACGTtgagaaatatatttaaaaaatatttacatgatATTAGATAAATCAAATTGCAATATCGCCGGTACTGTGCACGAATTCATGGTGAGGGATTGTATCACATCCATAGTCTGAATAGATTTATGAATGTTTGATTATGTTGACAAAACATATACACAATAGCGAAAAGGGAAATTAACATGTTTTGATTTATCTAGCCAAATaacatatttgatttatttagccAAATAACTTATCAGAATACATTTTGTCTACAAAGTGGTCTAttgaatttgatgttttttttaaaaaaagcacacaagaaaaggaaaatgaagaaGAGTGTGGAAAAGTAACGAAAGAGAGTGGTCGACATGGAAATCGGAATGCTACCAATCTCGGCATCAAAGAGAGGAAAGCTCTTAGCAGCTGGTTACACAACACTCCACTCCATTCTTCGCACTTCCACCACTCATCTTGTTCGAGGTGTCATTTTCAAACCCCCCTTTTAAATGTTAAaaagtattttgtttttcaaattgtagcattttatcaatttagtccctcatATTCACAATATTTCATAATGATCcccaaaattgtataaaatagCAATGTCATGGTTATATTTGAAACTATATGAATACTTTTAGGCAATTTTAGTAATATGAGGGACTAAATATACAGTCTTACAATTTTGGATCAAAATGTTAATTAGGTTCGTTTCTTCATTGGAATTTACAGGGACCATACTGATATTAGTTAGTAATGTCGAGGTTGTATTTGAAACTAAATGAATATGGTCAGATATGCCTTTTTGGAATTTTAGGCTTGTTTTGCAATATTGTTTAtaatagggactaaattgatacCGTTTTATAATTTTGACAACCAAGTGAATACTGTCATATATGTCTTTTTGCAATTTTAGGGATTGTTTTGCAATATTGATAATATGAAGGACTAAGTTGATACAGTACTTCAATTTTGAGGATCAAATTGGGTATTTGCTCTTAAAAAGTTAcgttttttcttcaattttttcacaCATACCCATGATTTGATTTGAACAGATATAGAAGTTTCTGAGAGTGAAGCTTTGGAGATTCTGAATTTTGCAACCAGAAGTAATGATTTGGACAAATCAAGTGGGAGTAACACTAATGTTATTGATGGTATGTGTTGATTCCAATGATGTATATCAACTTCAATTTCCATTTCTACGTAAAAAGTTAGCTTTTCACTTATGCAGTTATCAGAGTTTTTAGGTTTAATGCCATGTATAAATAGTTCTAATGTCAGTAGATAAATTCAATccaattattatccaaacataCCCTATGTGAATAATGCTAATGGAGGTGATCTTGCTCAAAAGTTTAGCAACATCTTGAGCCAATTGATTCTCGTGCTTAACCTTAGATGGGATGTAGATATAGAATTTCATTCCTAGAAATACTCCCTTTGTTAAGTATGTGAAGATTACCGATTGAGGAAAGTTAAATAACTATCAAGTGCACTATGTGTATGCTCAATGACAAAATTAATAGACATTCTGTTTGGTGGACATGTTTGGATGatcttatttgagcttatctactggcataaACACTTATGAGACTGTTTAAGAGGGTTTATGGAAACAATTTATGATATGTCTATAACCTTGTTTTAGCTTGACTCCATACGATTTCCAGGATATTTTGTGAAgtcagcttatagcttatacaaaaacattttcacttttttgttttgttactgaaatagcttatacacaAGCACCAATATGATAAGAGGTAGTTAAGTTGTTTATCGAAACAGGGTCTCTTACCATTGGAATACATATGTAGTTTTGTGAAAGCTCTTTATTCAACTGAAATATGTATATTCCCTTGtgtatgcaaaaaaaataaaattctttctGTTTTGcgttttctccattttttttttgttgtgtagGTGGTCAGACTGCTTGGGATATGCTCAATGAGGAAAGATTTTCTTCTCTCATTACCACTTCTTGTCTTGATCTAGATAACATCCTTGGTGGAGGGATTAATTGCAAAGAAGTGACTGAAATTGGTGAGTGACTGTTTGTTGGAACACAATCATAACTTCcaattaaattatatgtttttgaGCCTTAACAGTTTTCTTCTCTATTCTGCGTTGCAATATAAttcttagtttatttatttatttaggtgGAGTCCCGGGCATCGGTAAAACACAAATAGGGTATGTATGCTGTCATTCCGATTTCTATttcatgtttctattttttcatCTTGAGTTGTGAAATATTTTGGTTAGTTATAGTAATGCGTAGTGTTTGCTTCTGCAGGATTCAACTTGCAGTAAATGTTCAGATTCCCTTAGACTATGGTGGCCTAGGTGGGAAGGCAATATACATCGGTAAGAGTCTTAATTATACGATATTCTAATACTCATTCACCATTTGATGCAAGTCTTTGATTTCACGTGTGCATGCATGATACTCAGATACTGAAGGAAGCTTTATGGTTGAACGTGTTCTTCAAATTGCTGAAGCATGCATAGAAGACATGTCAGAATATAGCCACCACTTTCACAAGGATAATCAAGCTTTTGGAGTTAAAATGCACCCGAATAGTATCTTGgaaaatatattctattttcGTGTTTGCAGCTATACTGAACAAATTGCGTTGGTAAATTACTTGGACAAATTCGTAACGGAGCATAAAGATGTGAGTATAGTTTTCATCTATTCAATTGATATTTCTTTTGGAAACATTGTAAAGTTgattcttcattttaatttgacgTAATCCTTCTCACTGTACAATGCCTTGGGCTGTAACTAGTTAAAAGTACTCTGATTATGCTTTATTTTCTTCTGCATTCAGGCAATTGTTTTAGTAAAACTTAATTTTTCCATCATGATATTCTTTTAATGCATTGTTATAGGTGAAGATCATCATTATTGATAGTGTTACTTTCCACTTCCGCCAAGACTTTGATGATATGGCTCTCCGGACTCGATTACTTGGTGAAATGTCATTGAAGTTGATGAAGCTTGCAAAGAACTTATCTTTGGCTGTAAGATTCATTTCATTTTGCTTGCAAGACATGtgcttttttattgaattgatcTTTGATAGCAGTGACATGAGGA harbors:
- the LOC11446586 gene encoding DNA repair protein RAD51 homolog 3, encoding MEIGMLPISASKRGKLLAAGYTTLHSILRTSTTHLVRDIEVSESEALEILNFATRSNDLDKSSGSNTNVIDGGQTAWDMLNEERFSSLITTSCLDLDNILGGGINCKEVTEIGGVPGIGKTQIGIQLAVNVQIPLDYGGLGGKAIYIDTEGSFMVERVLQIAEACIEDMSEYSHHFHKDNQAFGVKMHPNSILENIFYFRVCSYTEQIALVNYLDKFVTEHKDVKIIIIDSVTFHFRQDFDDMALRTRLLGEMSLKLMKLAKNLSLAVVMLNQVTTKHIEGSFQLTLALGDSWSHSCTNRIILYWNGDERHAYIDKSPSLKSASAPYSVTSRGIRNSTSSSKRIKMV